Below is a window of Phoenix dactylifera cultivar Barhee BC4 chromosome 7, palm_55x_up_171113_PBpolish2nd_filt_p, whole genome shotgun sequence DNA.
tctttcttctcttttactTTCTAAGCAAAAAAGAAATAGGGCCCTAGATGTCATATTAACCAAACAAGGGAATGGCTCCCAAGTTTAAATTCCATATTAAGTTGTATCAAAATTTCTCAAACTATAAGGAATTGAACTTAGAACAATAGAACAAACCCAGTATAACAGGATAAAGTTCAAGGGAAGCTCTCCTAAAACATGGAAATAATGGTTCTTTGAGACAGATAATAAATGTTAAGATATAAGCAAAAACTAGACTGGAAGATAAATGTGCTAAAACAAGAGGCATAAACACTTACCCATTCCACTGGGCATAGAGATCTATAGTATCTGGCAAATTTTTGACACTCAGCAGCATCTTCACCTTTAGCATTCAAACACCTGCATTTGCAGTTATATGTCTAGCTAATTACATTCACCATTTCAAATAGGCATTGTCAATAGCAGATACACTAGACAGGTTGTAACTAGTCAGCAcgttaataatatattaaacaGACAGAGATATAAAACAAACATACTTGTGATATTCAATGTAACGAGTGAAACAGTGCCTCGTCTGATTTGTTGTGGGAAAGCGAAAATCAGCTGGTGCAGTTTTCAACTCAATCTAATAGACAAGCACACAGCAAAATAAAGATTAGCATAAAACATTCTCCACAGGCATTCTTATAcctaagagaagaaaaaggtgCAGATAAAAGCTTTCAAGAAACCAAAAAGTAAACTACTACTTAAGCGCATAAAATCAAATGAGAACTCAATGCAACAGAACTTTAGAACGACAATATTAGGCATGAGTTTTGTGACCATTCAAGATACTCAATAAGCATCTAAGGAAGAGAAACATTCAACTCAGAGCATATAACCAATAACTATAGTTATGCAATTCTGAGATTATATTCACAACTCTTGGGTTTTGCTGATCAACttcataaaaatatatgcaaATGGGGTTCAATCCTCTTTATGACCACTAGAACCATTGCGACTCATTGAATTAGACGGAACAGATTGGGTATTCGTAGATACTAGATTGTAATGTACTTATATAATCTAAATTCTTTAGTGTGCCGGTAGGGCCCATGCCACAACCCCCTTAGATATTCAATCAATAGAAAGACGTGTTAAATTAACTTTACAAATGTAAAAGACTTAGTTTATCGATAATTGCAAACACAGAATGATTGTTCATATATAACTGCCGAATAATTACTCATATTTCACATCAGTAGTCACTGCCCTATACATGCTGCATTACCCTAACATCAAGACTATGTTAAGGATATCATTATAGCATTTGATTTTAATCGTAAACCTACTCGTACCTCCAGCTCAAAATAGTTACTGAAACCATTTaaaacaaaaaggttagtgagtTCCATGATATTCAACCACCACATACTACACTCCCTCCTACCCAAGAACTCATTATGTCTCTGTCACTCAGATGATCTTCCAATGATCACGAAGCACAGTGCAAAATGCCGCGGATATAGCatagcatttttttttccacCGGGAGGCAACAAGTGAAATTTATTACCAAAGCTTTCTGAAAAA
It encodes the following:
- the LOC103710463 gene encoding cytochrome c oxidase subunit 6b-3-like; amino-acid sequence: MAEIELKTAPADFRFPTTNQTRHCFTRYIEYHKCLNAKGEDAAECQKFARYYRSLCPVEWVERWNEQRENGTFPGPL